From Phaeocystidibacter marisrubri, the proteins below share one genomic window:
- a CDS encoding MBL fold metallo-hydrolase RNA specificity domain-containing protein produces the protein MKSEVSPRVLVQFLGASGTVTGSKYLIHVDDHKILVDCGLFQGLKKLRLLNWEGIPTPIHEIDYVLLTHGHLDHCGYLPRLVKKGYDKTILGTEPTLNIAAIVLRDSAKIQEETARKANAEQFTIHSPAEPLYSVKDAEHTIEKFRPVEEGEWKDLFNGVSVRFQHVGHIIGASFIELDIHGKRYVFSGDVGRKNDWLLTDPKKPKRADVLFVESTYGDRIHPTDDPLLILQTHIQKTLERKGTVIIPCFAVERAQTIMYLLWKLKSSGQIMDVPMVMDSPMGGNVLDVFGRLVDSHVLKPDEFAQMKESFWIVQDIRETKLIVASNEPKIIVAGSGMLSGGRVLTYLERYLAKKETTIILSGFQAAGTRGRALLDGAKNLKIYGNYYPTRAEVYNMEVLSSHADQDELLDWLNEIESTPERVFIVHGEPQAADTFRRVLKDTYHWNAEIPELYQIVQL, from the coding sequence ATGAAATCAGAAGTTTCTCCCCGCGTTCTCGTTCAATTCTTAGGTGCTTCTGGAACGGTAACCGGATCCAAGTACCTCATTCATGTTGATGACCACAAGATTCTAGTGGATTGCGGATTGTTTCAAGGGTTGAAGAAACTGCGATTGCTCAACTGGGAGGGCATCCCCACTCCCATCCACGAAATTGATTACGTGCTGCTCACCCACGGTCACCTCGATCACTGCGGATATCTTCCACGATTGGTTAAGAAGGGATATGACAAGACCATTCTAGGTACCGAACCTACTCTAAACATAGCGGCTATTGTACTGAGAGATAGCGCCAAAATTCAAGAGGAAACAGCAAGAAAGGCCAACGCCGAACAATTCACCATACACTCCCCTGCTGAACCGCTGTATTCCGTTAAAGACGCAGAACATACCATAGAGAAATTCCGTCCTGTAGAAGAAGGGGAATGGAAAGACTTATTCAATGGTGTATCTGTTCGCTTTCAACACGTGGGACACATCATTGGCGCGTCCTTCATCGAACTAGATATTCACGGGAAACGATATGTCTTCTCTGGAGATGTGGGCCGTAAAAACGATTGGCTCTTGACCGATCCCAAAAAGCCAAAACGCGCCGATGTACTATTTGTTGAAAGCACATATGGAGACCGAATTCATCCCACCGACGACCCTCTCTTGATCCTCCAAACCCACATTCAAAAAACGTTGGAACGTAAAGGAACCGTCATCATTCCCTGCTTTGCTGTAGAGCGAGCTCAAACCATCATGTACTTGCTCTGGAAGCTCAAGTCGTCTGGACAAATTATGGACGTACCCATGGTAATGGACAGTCCGATGGGAGGTAACGTATTGGACGTTTTTGGTCGATTAGTGGATTCACACGTCCTAAAACCCGATGAATTCGCCCAAATGAAAGAGAGTTTTTGGATAGTGCAGGATATTCGTGAAACCAAATTGATAGTAGCTTCCAATGAACCAAAAATCATTGTGGCCGGCAGCGGCATGCTTTCTGGAGGTAGAGTCCTCACTTATTTAGAACGATATTTAGCCAAGAAAGAAACCACCATTATTCTCTCGGGATTTCAAGCTGCCGGAACTAGAGGTCGAGCATTGTTAGACGGCGCTAAAAACCTCAAGATTTATGGAAACTACTATCCTACCCGAGCGGAGGTGTACAACATGGAAGTTCTATCTTCTCATGCCGACCAAGATGAGTTACTGGATTGGTTGAACGAGATTGAATCCACTCCCGAAAGAGTTTTTATCGTGCATGGTGAGCCGCAAGCTGCCGACACATTTAGGCGAGTATTGAAAGATACCTATCACTGGAATGCTGAGATTCCCGAGCTCTATCAAATCGTTCAGCTTTAA
- a CDS encoding sigma-70 family RNA polymerase sigma factor, with translation MRQLKITKQVTNRETASLDKYLQEIGKVELITAEEEVELAQRIKAGDQIALEKLTKANLRFVVSVAKQYQNQGLTLPDLINEGNLGLIKAAQRFDETRGFKFISYAVWWIRQSILQALAEQSRIVRLPLNKIGSINKINKAYAQLEQEHERAPSAAEIAEMLEMGESDVKESMRNSGRHVSMDAPLVEGEDSNLYDVLNSSDSPNPDEDLMHDSLRTEIERSLATLTPREGDVIRLYFGLNGQHPMTLEEIGEKFDLTRERVRQIKEKAIRRLKHTSRSKILKTYLG, from the coding sequence ATGAGACAGTTAAAGATCACAAAACAGGTCACCAATAGAGAGACCGCTTCCCTCGACAAATACCTACAAGAAATTGGTAAGGTAGAATTGATTACTGCAGAAGAAGAGGTGGAGTTGGCTCAACGCATTAAGGCGGGAGACCAAATTGCTTTGGAGAAATTGACCAAGGCTAACCTCCGTTTTGTGGTTTCAGTAGCGAAGCAATACCAAAACCAAGGTTTGACTTTGCCTGACCTCATCAACGAAGGAAACCTCGGTTTGATTAAGGCCGCACAGCGCTTTGATGAAACTCGTGGTTTTAAATTCATCTCTTACGCGGTATGGTGGATTCGTCAGTCTATCCTTCAAGCATTGGCTGAACAATCACGTATCGTTCGTCTTCCACTCAACAAGATTGGATCCATCAACAAAATCAACAAGGCATACGCTCAGTTGGAACAAGAGCACGAAAGAGCTCCGTCTGCTGCTGAGATTGCTGAAATGTTGGAGATGGGCGAATCTGACGTAAAAGAGAGCATGCGTAACTCGGGTCGTCACGTATCCATGGACGCTCCTCTGGTTGAAGGTGAAGACAGCAACTTGTACGACGTATTAAATTCTTCGGATTCACCGAATCCAGATGAAGATTTGATGCACGATTCTCTTCGTACCGAGATCGAAAGATCATTGGCTACCCTTACTCCACGTGAAGGTGATGTTATTCGCCTCTACTTTGGTTTGAATGGTCAGCATCCAATGACACTTGAAGAAATTGGTGAGAAATTTGATCTAACTCGCGAACGCGTTCGTCAGATCAAAGAGAAGGCGATTCGTCGTTTGAAACACACATCAAGAAGTAAGATCCTCAAGACTTACTTGGGATAA